In Bacteroidota bacterium, the following are encoded in one genomic region:
- the lysS gene encoding lysine--tRNA ligase → MSQHLSEQEINRRNSLEELRKIGIDPYPAELFEVNTSTKEILDNYERDKLSFKNISIAGRIMTRRIMGNASFLELQDSKGRIQVYIKRDDICPGDNKELYNVAFKKLLDIGDIIGVTGYVFTTQVGETTIHATSMKVLCKSLRPLPIVKTDAEGKAHDAFTDPEQRYRMRYVDLIVNSEVRDVFRKRTQLVNTMRTYLNDKGYLEVETPILQPLYGGAAARPFKTHHNTLDMPLYLRIANELYLKRLIVGGFDGVYEFSKDFRNEGMSRFHNPEFTQIELYVAYKDYNWMMDLVEEMVEKIAMDIHGTTEVKVGENVINFQRPWKRFTMYEAIQHFTGVDISAMNEAEMTDAAKKMGIHIDKTMGRGKIIDEIFGEKCEPLLIQPTFITDYPVEMSPLAKRHRSKEGLVERFEAICNGKEICNSFSELNDPIDQRKRFEEQLELGKRGDEEAMVLDEDFLRAIEYGMPPTAGLGIGIDRLSMIMTNSNSIQDVLFFPQMKAEQ, encoded by the coding sequence ATGAGTCAACACTTAAGTGAACAAGAGATTAATAGACGTAATTCGTTAGAAGAATTAAGAAAGATTGGGATTGATCCTTATCCCGCGGAGCTTTTCGAAGTAAATACTTCTACAAAAGAAATTTTAGATAATTATGAGCGTGACAAACTGAGCTTTAAGAATATCAGCATTGCCGGCAGAATAATGACTAGGCGCATTATGGGAAATGCATCTTTCTTAGAGCTGCAAGATTCTAAAGGTCGTATCCAAGTGTACATTAAACGCGATGATATTTGTCCCGGAGATAATAAGGAATTATACAATGTAGCCTTTAAAAAATTATTAGATATTGGCGATATTATAGGGGTTACAGGGTATGTGTTTACTACACAAGTGGGAGAGACTACTATTCATGCAACTTCTATGAAAGTATTGTGTAAATCGTTGCGTCCCTTGCCTATTGTAAAAACAGATGCAGAAGGAAAAGCACACGATGCATTTACCGACCCCGAGCAACGCTATCGTATGCGCTATGTTGATTTAATTGTGAACTCCGAGGTGCGTGATGTATTTAGAAAGAGAACACAATTGGTAAATACCATGCGTACTTATTTAAATGACAAAGGGTATTTAGAAGTTGAAACGCCTATTTTGCAGCCTTTGTACGGAGGTGCGGCAGCGCGTCCATTTAAAACTCATCACAACACGTTAGACATGCCCCTGTATTTGCGAATTGCAAATGAGTTGTATCTCAAAAGGCTTATTGTTGGTGGATTTGATGGCGTATACGAATTCTCAAAAGATTTTAGAAACGAGGGAATGTCTCGCTTTCACAATCCGGAGTTCACGCAAATAGAACTCTATGTAGCGTATAAAGACTACAATTGGATGATGGATTTGGTGGAAGAAATGGTAGAAAAAATTGCCATGGACATTCACGGAACAACAGAAGTAAAAGTTGGTGAGAATGTAATTAATTTCCAACGTCCATGGAAACGTTTTACCATGTATGAAGCGATACAACATTTTACAGGTGTCGATATATCTGCCATGAATGAGGCTGAAATGACCGATGCAGCTAAGAAAATGGGCATTCACATTGACAAAACAATGGGAAGAGGCAAAATAATAGATGAAATTTTTGGAGAAAAATGTGAGCCTTTATTAATTCAACCCACGTTTATTACTGACTATCCGGTAGAGATGTCTCCGCTTGCAAAACGCCATCGCTCTAAAGAAGGATTAGTTGAGCGTTTTGAAGCTATCTGTAACGGGAAAGAAATCTGCAATTCCTTTTCAGAATTAAATGACCCTATTGACCAACGCAAACGTTTTGAGGAACAATTAGAGCTAGGTAAGCGCGGAGATGAAGAGGCAATGGTATTAGACGAAGATTTTTTACGTGCGATTGAGTATGGAATGCCGCCTACAGCCGGCTTAGGAATAGGGATTGACAGATTGAGTATGATTATGACAAACTCTAATTCTATTCAAGATGTGTTGTTCTTTCCGCAAATGAAAGCCGAGCAATAG